In Vibrio atlanticus, the following proteins share a genomic window:
- a CDS encoding TRAP transporter permease codes for MTQTTSPSPDVQEMVAQSDTGARSPRGIQGRILWFVPLCWSLFQLWYASPLPFIFNFAILNDTEARAIHLTFAIFLAFTAYPAMKNSPRDRIPAVDWILALVGSFSASYIYIFYTQLAERSGAPTTFDIVAAVFGMVLLLEATRRALGPPLMVVAAVFLLYTFGGPHMPDVIAHKGASLNKAMSHLWLTTEGVFGVALGVSTSFVFLFVLFGAMLERAGAGAYFIKVAFSLLGHMKGGPAKAAVVASGLSGLVSGSSIANVVTTGTFTIPLMKRVGFPGTKAGAVEVAASTNGQLTPPIMGAAAFLMVEYVGISYVEVIKAALLPALISYIALIYIVHLEACKAGMTGLPRRHTPTIVQSLLSFTGTILGLCVISAAVYYGVGWTKDVFGAAATPIVTVALLVSYVALVRVSAKYAAEGGMEIDENLTEVPDPGPTIKSGLHFLLPIVVLVWCLTVERFSPGLSAFWATVFMIFILITQRPLMTLMNKSDDLAEQTKAGFVDLAESLVSGARNMIGIGVATAAAGTVVGVVTLTGIGLVMTDFVEFISGGSIILMLLFTAVISLILGMGLPTTANYIVVSTLMAPVIVTLGAAHGLIIPLIAVHLFVFYFGILADDTPPVGLAAFAAAAIAKSDPIRTGIQGFTYDIRTAILPFMFIFNTQLLLMGIDSWWHLALTIFSSVTAVLIFAAATQGWWFTKNKWWETILLIVLTFSFFRPGFWWDMIYPEKVLSPGVEIAQITENLPVGQSLELRVGGENLEGNYSEKTVRLPFEDSATTSEDRIASMGLMLTQADDKMIVDMVEFGSPAEAAGIDFDWEIKSVIQDAERPMKEWVFLPALLILIGLAMNQRRRARKDEISA; via the coding sequence ATGACGCAGACAACATCACCGTCTCCAGATGTGCAAGAAATGGTGGCACAATCAGATACTGGTGCGCGTAGCCCTCGTGGTATCCAAGGCCGTATTTTATGGTTTGTGCCTCTATGTTGGTCATTGTTCCAACTTTGGTATGCATCTCCGCTGCCATTCATTTTTAACTTCGCAATTTTAAACGACACTGAAGCTCGAGCAATTCACCTTACGTTTGCTATTTTCCTAGCCTTTACCGCTTATCCAGCCATGAAGAATTCGCCTAGGGATCGCATCCCAGCCGTCGACTGGATATTAGCGCTTGTAGGTAGCTTTTCAGCTTCTTATATCTATATTTTCTATACTCAACTCGCTGAACGTTCAGGCGCTCCAACAACGTTTGATATTGTTGCGGCCGTATTCGGTATGGTTCTACTGCTTGAAGCAACACGACGCGCTTTAGGTCCACCTCTTATGGTGGTGGCAGCAGTCTTCCTACTTTACACCTTTGGTGGCCCTCACATGCCAGACGTTATTGCCCACAAAGGTGCGAGCCTGAACAAGGCAATGTCGCATCTGTGGTTAACAACAGAAGGTGTGTTCGGTGTTGCTCTTGGCGTATCAACGTCATTTGTATTCTTGTTTGTACTGTTTGGTGCAATGCTTGAGCGCGCGGGTGCAGGTGCTTACTTCATCAAAGTGGCATTCTCTCTGCTTGGCCACATGAAGGGCGGCCCAGCGAAAGCAGCCGTTGTAGCATCTGGTTTATCTGGTCTGGTATCAGGTTCTTCGATTGCTAACGTAGTTACCACTGGTACCTTTACTATCCCGCTAATGAAGCGTGTTGGTTTCCCGGGAACAAAAGCGGGTGCAGTAGAAGTCGCAGCTTCAACCAATGGTCAATTAACACCACCGATCATGGGTGCAGCAGCATTCTTGATGGTTGAGTACGTGGGCATCTCTTACGTAGAAGTAATCAAAGCAGCACTACTGCCCGCTCTGATCTCTTACATCGCCCTGATTTACATTGTTCACTTAGAGGCATGTAAAGCAGGTATGACGGGCTTACCTCGTCGTCACACACCAACTATCGTGCAAAGCCTACTCTCTTTCACTGGTACTATCTTAGGCCTATGTGTCATCAGTGCAGCGGTTTACTACGGTGTCGGCTGGACAAAAGATGTCTTTGGCGCTGCAGCCACACCAATTGTGACTGTTGCTCTATTAGTCTCTTATGTCGCTCTGGTTCGTGTTTCTGCTAAATACGCAGCTGAAGGTGGCATGGAAATCGACGAGAACCTAACAGAAGTACCTGATCCAGGCCCAACGATTAAGTCTGGCCTTCACTTCCTACTGCCTATCGTAGTTCTAGTTTGGTGTTTAACGGTTGAACGTTTCTCTCCAGGTCTGTCGGCATTCTGGGCGACTGTGTTCATGATCTTCATTCTGATCACTCAGCGTCCTTTGATGACTCTGATGAACAAATCAGACGATCTTGCAGAGCAAACTAAAGCAGGTTTCGTTGACCTAGCAGAGAGCTTAGTTTCAGGCGCACGTAACATGATCGGTATCGGTGTAGCGACAGCTGCAGCAGGTACGGTTGTAGGCGTGGTAACGCTGACAGGTATCGGCCTTGTAATGACCGATTTTGTTGAGTTCATCTCAGGCGGTAGCATCATTCTAATGTTGTTATTCACTGCGGTAATCAGCTTGATCTTAGGTATGGGCTTGCCAACAACGGCGAACTACATCGTTGTATCAACATTGATGGCACCAGTAATTGTTACCTTAGGCGCAGCGCACGGCTTGATCATTCCACTGATTGCGGTTCACTTATTCGTGTTCTACTTCGGTATTCTTGCGGACGATACACCTCCGGTAGGTTTGGCTGCATTTGCGGCCGCTGCGATTGCTAAATCAGACCCGATTCGTACCGGTATTCAAGGTTTTACCTACGATATCCGGACCGCGATATTGCCGTTCATGTTCATCTTCAACACCCAACTACTGTTGATGGGCATTGATTCTTGGTGGCACTTAGCACTGACGATTTTCTCTTCGGTTACTGCGGTACTTATCTTTGCAGCAGCGACACAAGGTTGGTGGTTCACTAAGAACAAGTGGTGGGAAACTATACTGCTTATCGTTCTGACCTTCTCTTTCTTCCGCCCTGGCTTCTGGTGGGACATGATTTATCCAGAGAAAGTTCTTTCACCTGGAGTTGAGATCGCTCAAATCACAGAAAATCTACCTGTGGGACAATCACTTGAATTGAGAGTCGGTGGCGAAAACTTAGAAGGTAACTATTCTGAGAAAACAGTTCGCCTTCCGTTTGAAGATTCTGCGACAACAAGTGAAGACCGCATTGCTTCAATGGGCCTAATGCTGACCCAAGCTGACGACAAGATGATTGTTGATATGGTTGAGTTTGGTAGCCCTGCTGAAGCCGCTGGCATTGACTTTGATTGGGAAATTAAATCCGTTATCCAAGATGCAGAACGACCAATGAAAGAGTGGGTATTCTTACCTGCCCTATTAATTTTGATTGGTTTAGCGATGAACCAAAGAAGGCGTGCTCGTAAGGATGAGATTAGCGCGTAA
- a CDS encoding TAXI family TRAP transporter solute-binding subunit → MAFTKLIKVGAIAAAVMGAGAVNAQEFITIGTGSVTGVYYPTGGAICKLVNKGRKDHNIRCSVESTGGSIYNVNTIRAGELDFGVVQSDWQYHGYNGTSKFKDQGEYKKLRAMFSLHTEPFNIIARTDAGINNVSDLAGKRVNIGNPGSGDRATMGVVMDSMGWTNDSFKLASELKGSERSQALCDNKIDAFIYMVGHPNGSIKEATTSCDAKLVSATGPQIDKIVAENPYYAYSTVPAGMYRGTDADVNSFGVAATMVTTSDVSDEVAYNVAKAVFENFATFKRLHPAFANLKKEDMVKAGISIPLHPGAAKYYKEVGLLK, encoded by the coding sequence ATGGCATTTACCAAACTGATTAAAGTTGGAGCTATTGCAGCTGCTGTAATGGGCGCTGGTGCAGTTAACGCTCAAGAGTTCATCACAATTGGTACTGGTTCAGTAACGGGTGTTTACTACCCAACTGGTGGTGCAATTTGTAAGCTAGTGAACAAAGGTCGCAAAGACCACAACATTCGTTGTTCTGTAGAGTCTACTGGTGGTTCAATCTACAACGTTAATACCATCCGTGCTGGTGAACTAGATTTCGGTGTTGTTCAATCGGACTGGCAATACCACGGCTATAACGGTACAAGTAAGTTCAAAGATCAGGGCGAATACAAGAAACTTCGCGCTATGTTCTCTCTACATACAGAACCGTTCAACATCATCGCTCGCACCGATGCAGGTATTAACAATGTTTCAGACCTAGCTGGTAAGCGTGTCAACATTGGTAACCCTGGTTCTGGCGACCGTGCAACGATGGGTGTTGTAATGGACTCTATGGGCTGGACTAACGATAGCTTCAAGCTTGCTTCTGAACTGAAAGGTTCTGAGCGTTCACAAGCACTTTGTGATAACAAGATTGATGCATTCATCTACATGGTTGGTCACCCGAACGGATCAATTAAAGAAGCGACAACGTCTTGTGATGCAAAACTGGTTTCTGCAACAGGTCCACAGATCGACAAGATCGTAGCTGAAAACCCATACTACGCATACAGCACAGTACCTGCTGGTATGTACCGCGGTACAGATGCTGACGTAAATAGCTTCGGTGTTGCTGCAACTATGGTAACAACTTCAGACGTTTCGGATGAAGTAGCATACAACGTTGCTAAAGCAGTATTTGAAAACTTCGCAACATTCAAACGTCTGCACCCAGCATTTGCTAACCTGAAAAAAGAAGACATGGTTAAAGCGGGTATCTCTATCCCTCTTCATCCAGGTGCCGCAAAATACTACAAAGAAGTAGGTCTTCTAAAGTAA
- the argR gene encoding transcriptional regulator ArgR, with translation MRNTEKQDNLVRAFKSLLKEERFGSQGEIVDALKHEGFESINQSKVSRMLTKFGAVRTRNAKMEMVYCLPAELGVPTVSSSLRELVLDIDHNNALVVIHTGPGAAQLIARLLDSLGKSEGILGVVAGDDTIFITPTLSVTTKQLFDSVCELFEYAG, from the coding sequence ATGCGCAATACAGAAAAACAAGACAACTTAGTTCGAGCTTTTAAATCACTACTAAAAGAAGAACGTTTTGGTTCGCAAGGCGAGATTGTCGATGCCCTGAAGCATGAAGGCTTTGAAAGTATCAACCAATCTAAAGTTTCGCGTATGTTAACTAAGTTTGGCGCCGTGCGAACACGCAATGCAAAAATGGAGATGGTTTACTGTCTTCCTGCTGAACTTGGTGTTCCGACGGTTTCGAGCTCTTTAAGAGAGTTAGTGTTAGATATTGACCACAACAATGCATTGGTTGTGATACACACTGGCCCTGGTGCCGCGCAGCTTATTGCTCGCTTATTAGATTCATTAGGTAAGTCAGAAGGCATACTGGGGGTAGTTGCTGGAGATGATACTATCTTCATTACTCCAACCTTATCAGTTACCACTAAGCAACTGTTCGATTCTGTATGCGAACTGTTTGAATACGCAGGATAA
- the mdh gene encoding malate dehydrogenase codes for MKVAVIGAAGGIGQALALLLKNRLPAGSDLALYDIAPVTPGVAADLSHIPTPVSIKGYAGEDPTPALEGADVVLISAGVARKPGMDRADLFNVNAGIVKSLAEKIAVTCPTACVGIITNPVNTTVPIAAEVLKKAGVYDKRRLFGITTLDVIRSETFVAELKDKDPGDIRVPVIGGHSGVTILPLLSQVEGVEFTDEEIAALTTRIQNAGTEVVEAKAGGGSATLSMGQAACRFGLALVKALQGEENVIECAYVEGEGEHAPFFAQPVKLGKEGAEAILSYGELSDFERNALDSMLETLNGDIEIGVEFAK; via the coding sequence ATGAAAGTAGCTGTTATTGGTGCCGCTGGTGGCATCGGTCAAGCCCTAGCCCTACTACTAAAGAACCGCCTGCCTGCTGGTTCAGATCTTGCACTTTACGACATCGCTCCGGTAACCCCGGGGGTTGCTGCCGATCTTAGCCATATCCCAACGCCTGTTTCGATCAAAGGTTACGCGGGTGAAGATCCAACTCCAGCACTTGAAGGTGCGGATGTTGTGCTTATTTCTGCGGGTGTTGCTCGTAAACCTGGTATGGATCGTGCGGATCTTTTCAATGTGAACGCTGGCATTGTTAAGTCTCTAGCTGAAAAAATTGCCGTTACTTGTCCTACTGCTTGTGTTGGTATCATTACCAACCCAGTAAATACAACAGTGCCAATCGCTGCTGAAGTACTTAAGAAAGCGGGCGTTTACGACAAGCGTCGTCTATTTGGTATTACGACTCTTGATGTCATTCGTTCTGAAACGTTCGTTGCTGAGCTGAAAGATAAAGATCCAGGCGACATTCGTGTTCCTGTTATCGGTGGTCACTCAGGTGTAACGATCCTTCCTCTGCTTTCTCAAGTTGAAGGTGTTGAGTTTACTGACGAAGAAATCGCAGCGCTAACAACTCGCATCCAAAACGCGGGTACTGAAGTAGTAGAAGCTAAAGCGGGTGGCGGTAGTGCGACTCTATCTATGGGTCAAGCGGCTTGTCGCTTCGGTCTTGCTCTAGTGAAAGCACTTCAAGGCGAAGAGAACGTGATTGAGTGTGCCTACGTTGAAGGTGAAGGCGAGCACGCACCATTCTTCGCACAACCAGTTAAACTTGGCAAAGAAGGCGCTGAAGCGATTCTTAGCTACGGTGAACTGAGCGACTTCGAACGCAATGCACTAGACAGCATGCTAGAAACGCTAAATGGCGATATTGAGATTGGTGTTGAATTCGCTAAATAA
- the ispB gene encoding octaprenyl diphosphate synthase, translating into MDFKAIQTLTANDMAKVNETIQAQLNSDVSLINQLGFYIVSGGGKRLRPLLALLSARALGYQGEAHITSAAFIEFIHTATLLHDDVVDESDMRRGKATANAAFGNAASVLVGDFIYTRSFQMMTTLGSLKILELMSEAVNVIAEGEVQQLMNCNNPDTTEESYMQVIYSKTARLFEAATQIGAILSESSPEIETAMQNYGKYLGTAFQLIDDVMDYTADGKEMGKNVGDDLAEGKPTLPLLYAMRNGSPDQASMIREAIEKANGMERLDDIMSVMKETGSLEYTTNKAYEEADKAIAELSILPNSEYKQALTTLAHLAVKRSK; encoded by the coding sequence ATGGATTTTAAAGCTATCCAAACGCTTACTGCCAATGATATGGCAAAAGTGAATGAAACAATTCAAGCCCAACTTAATTCTGACGTAAGTTTAATCAACCAGCTTGGTTTTTATATCGTTAGCGGTGGTGGCAAACGCCTACGTCCTTTGCTTGCTCTTTTATCTGCTCGTGCACTTGGTTATCAAGGTGAAGCTCATATTACCTCTGCAGCTTTTATCGAGTTTATTCACACAGCTACCCTTCTCCATGATGATGTCGTCGACGAGTCGGACATGAGACGCGGTAAAGCGACAGCCAACGCAGCTTTTGGTAATGCCGCTAGCGTTTTGGTGGGTGACTTTATCTACACTCGCTCGTTCCAGATGATGACAACGCTAGGATCCTTAAAGATCCTCGAGTTAATGAGTGAAGCAGTTAACGTGATTGCCGAGGGTGAAGTTCAACAATTAATGAACTGTAATAACCCGGACACCACAGAAGAAAGTTACATGCAGGTCATCTACTCGAAGACCGCTCGCTTGTTTGAAGCTGCAACGCAAATCGGTGCAATTCTTAGCGAATCATCACCTGAAATCGAAACGGCTATGCAAAACTACGGTAAATACCTAGGCACTGCATTCCAATTGATTGATGATGTGATGGATTACACTGCTGATGGTAAAGAGATGGGTAAGAACGTTGGTGATGACCTAGCAGAAGGCAAACCGACGTTACCGTTGCTTTACGCAATGCGCAATGGTTCCCCAGACCAAGCAAGCATGATTCGTGAAGCGATTGAAAAAGCTAATGGTATGGAACGTCTCGACGACATTATGTCTGTCATGAAAGAGACTGGCTCGTTAGAGTACACGACCAATAAAGCCTACGAAGAAGCTGATAAAGCCATTGCTGAGCTTTCTATTCTTCCTAATTCAGAATATAAGCAAGCTTTAACTACGCTAGCTCACCTTGCAGTAAAACGTAGCAAGTAA
- the rplU gene encoding 50S ribosomal protein L21: protein MYAVFQSGGKQHRVSEGQTLRLEKLDVETGATVEFDKVLLVANGEEIAVGAPLVEGGKVTAEVVQHGRGDKVKIVKFRRRKHSRKQAGHRQWFTEVKITGINA, encoded by the coding sequence ATGTACGCTGTTTTCCAATCTGGTGGCAAACAACACCGAGTAAGCGAAGGTCAAACACTTCGTTTAGAGAAATTAGACGTTGAAACTGGTGCAACTGTAGAATTTGATAAAGTTCTTCTTGTTGCTAACGGCGAAGAAATCGCTGTTGGTGCACCTCTTGTTGAAGGTGGCAAAGTTACTGCAGAAGTAGTACAACACGGTCGTGGCGATAAAGTAAAAATCGTTAAGTTCCGTCGTCGTAAGCACTCGCGTAAGCAAGCTGGTCACCGTCAGTGGTTCACAGAAGTGAAAATCACTGGCATTAACGCTTAA
- the rpmA gene encoding 50S ribosomal protein L27 — protein MAHKKAGGSTNNGRDSESKRLGVKRFGGESVLAGNIIVRQRGTKFHAGTNVGIGKDHTLFALTEGKVKFAVKGPKNRKFVSIEAE, from the coding sequence ATGGCACATAAAAAAGCTGGCGGTTCTACTAATAACGGCCGCGATTCAGAAAGCAAACGTCTTGGTGTTAAGCGTTTTGGTGGTGAATCTGTTCTTGCAGGTAACATCATCGTTCGTCAACGTGGTACTAAGTTCCACGCTGGCACAAACGTTGGCATCGGTAAAGACCATACTCTTTTTGCTCTTACTGAAGGTAAAGTGAAATTTGCAGTAAAAGGTCCTAAAAACCGTAAGTTTGTAAGCATCGAAGCTGAGTAA
- the cgtA gene encoding Obg family GTPase CgtA, whose amino-acid sequence MKFVDEASVKIEAGDGGNGTVSFWREKFVAKGGPDGGDGGDGGDVYIQADENLNTLIDYRFQRFYNAERGENGRGGNCTGKRGKDMTMKVPVGTRAVDIHTNEIVAEVAEHGKKVMVGKGGWHGLGNTRFKSSVNRAPRQKTMGTKGEVRELRLELLLLADVGMLGLPNAGKSTFIRSVSAAKPKVADYPFTTLIPSLGVVSVVPEKSFVVADIPGLIEGAADGAGLGIRFLKHLERCRVLLHMIDILPIDGSDPIQNALTIIDELEQYSEKVAQKPRWLVFNKVDLMPEEEADEKIQEIVEALGWEGEYFKISAVNKIGTKDLCFKLGEFMENLPREVEAIEEEEKVNFMWDDYHKDAMAGKNVVTEDDDDWDDWDDEEDDGHVIYVRD is encoded by the coding sequence ATGAAATTCGTTGATGAAGCATCAGTAAAAATAGAAGCCGGTGATGGCGGTAATGGTACAGTAAGCTTTTGGCGCGAAAAATTCGTCGCTAAAGGTGGTCCTGACGGCGGTGATGGCGGTGATGGTGGTGATGTTTACATTCAAGCGGATGAAAACTTAAACACACTGATCGATTACCGTTTCCAACGTTTTTACAATGCTGAGCGTGGCGAAAATGGCCGCGGTGGTAACTGTACTGGTAAACGTGGTAAAGATATGACAATGAAAGTACCAGTAGGTACTCGCGCTGTTGATATCCACACTAATGAAATCGTTGCTGAAGTTGCTGAGCATGGCAAGAAAGTCATGGTTGGTAAAGGTGGTTGGCACGGTCTTGGTAACACGCGTTTTAAGTCGTCTGTTAACCGTGCTCCTCGTCAAAAGACAATGGGTACTAAAGGTGAAGTTCGCGAACTACGTTTAGAGCTTCTTCTGCTCGCGGATGTTGGTATGCTTGGCTTGCCAAACGCTGGTAAATCTACGTTTATTCGCTCAGTATCTGCTGCAAAGCCAAAAGTGGCTGATTACCCGTTTACGACGCTAATTCCTAGCTTAGGTGTGGTAAGTGTTGTCCCTGAGAAGAGTTTCGTCGTTGCCGATATCCCTGGCTTGATCGAAGGCGCAGCTGATGGCGCTGGTCTTGGTATTCGTTTCTTGAAGCACCTTGAGCGTTGTCGCGTTCTTCTGCATATGATCGATATTTTGCCGATCGATGGTTCTGATCCTATTCAGAATGCACTGACGATCATCGATGAGCTTGAGCAATACAGTGAGAAAGTTGCACAGAAACCTCGTTGGTTAGTGTTCAATAAAGTTGACCTAATGCCTGAAGAAGAAGCTGACGAAAAGATTCAAGAAATCGTCGAAGCTTTGGGTTGGGAAGGCGAGTACTTCAAGATCTCTGCTGTAAACAAGATCGGTACCAAAGATCTTTGCTTTAAACTGGGTGAGTTCATGGAGAACCTACCTCGTGAAGTTGAAGCAATTGAAGAAGAAGAAAAAGTTAACTTTATGTGGGATGACTACCATAAAGATGCGATGGCCGGTAAGAATGTCGTTACTGAAGATGACGACGACTGGGATGATTGGGATGACGAAGAAGATGACGGTCATGTTATCTATGTTCGTGATTAA
- a CDS encoding threonine/serine exporter family protein produces MASKQRAISRLVAQSGQMLLAHGAESTLVGDIMRRIGIACGVNEVEVALSANALVVTTVMDDHCITTTRSCADRGINMQVITEIQRVCIMMEKGILDYDLAYKKIQGISPERYNRWLVVVMIGLSCASFSRLAGGDWHVFMMTFIASACGMIVRQEIGHRHFNPLLNFAITAFVTTTISAQAVLYNIGGQPTIVMASSVLMLVPGFPLINSVADMLKGHINMGLARFTMASLLTLATSLGIVAAMSLSDVWGWVN; encoded by the coding sequence ATGGCATCAAAACAAAGAGCGATCTCAAGGTTAGTCGCTCAATCAGGACAAATGTTATTAGCTCATGGCGCCGAGAGCACATTGGTCGGTGACATAATGCGCCGTATCGGTATTGCTTGTGGGGTGAATGAGGTTGAAGTTGCACTGTCAGCCAATGCATTGGTTGTGACAACAGTAATGGATGATCATTGCATAACGACGACTCGAAGTTGCGCTGATCGTGGCATTAATATGCAGGTGATAACCGAGATTCAACGTGTGTGTATCATGATGGAGAAAGGGATTCTTGATTATGATTTAGCTTATAAGAAGATCCAAGGGATCAGTCCTGAACGCTACAACCGTTGGTTAGTTGTCGTAATGATAGGGCTATCGTGTGCTTCTTTTAGCCGTCTTGCTGGCGGAGATTGGCATGTCTTTATGATGACGTTTATAGCTTCGGCTTGCGGTATGATCGTGAGACAAGAGATCGGGCATCGCCATTTCAATCCGTTATTAAATTTCGCTATTACCGCTTTTGTCACCACCACCATTTCAGCTCAGGCAGTGCTCTACAATATTGGTGGTCAACCCACTATCGTGATGGCTTCGTCAGTATTGATGCTAGTGCCCGGTTTTCCTTTGATTAACTCCGTAGCAGATATGCTTAAAGGCCATATAAATATGGGTCTCGCACGCTTCACCATGGCCAGTTTATTAACGTTGGCTACAAGCTTAGGTATTGTCGCAGCGATGAGCCTATCTGACGTATGGGGGTGGGTGAACTAA
- a CDS encoding threonine/serine exporter family protein, translating to MTIFELFVGLLNDMFFAAIPAVGFALVFNVPQRALIYCALGGSIGHGSRYLMMHFGIPIEWATFFAATLVGMIGVHWSHKLLAHPKVFTVAALIPMVPGVFAFKAMIAMVEINRAGYNPELLALLMENFLKSMFIIAGLAVGLAVPGLLFYRRRPIV from the coding sequence ATGACTATTTTTGAACTTTTTGTTGGGTTACTCAACGACATGTTTTTTGCTGCGATTCCTGCGGTTGGTTTTGCATTGGTGTTTAACGTCCCGCAACGAGCGTTGATCTATTGTGCTCTCGGAGGATCCATTGGCCACGGTAGCCGTTACTTAATGATGCATTTCGGCATTCCCATTGAATGGGCGACGTTCTTTGCTGCTACATTGGTAGGCATGATAGGGGTGCATTGGTCGCATAAATTGTTAGCACACCCGAAAGTATTTACGGTTGCAGCCTTGATTCCGATGGTTCCTGGTGTGTTTGCCTTTAAGGCGATGATTGCCATGGTTGAGATTAACCGAGCAGGATACAACCCAGAACTATTGGCATTGTTGATGGAGAACTTTTTGAAATCGATGTTCATTATCGCAGGGCTTGCGGTTGGCTTAGCAGTGCCTGGGCTGTTATTCTACCGTCGTAGACCTATCGTCTAG
- the folA gene encoding type 3 dihydrofolate reductase, which translates to MIISMIAAMANNRVIGKDNQMPWHLPADFAWFKRSTMGKPVVMGRKTYDSIGRPLPGRLNVVISRDEGLEIEGVTTVTSIEKALELVSDVDEVMIIGGGSIYESCLPKANKLYLTYIDFDVDGDTQFPDWGEGWKQSFNDTYQADEKNKHNMEFVVLER; encoded by the coding sequence ATGATCATCAGCATGATAGCGGCAATGGCGAACAACCGTGTAATTGGTAAAGACAATCAGATGCCTTGGCATTTACCTGCAGATTTCGCATGGTTTAAACGCTCAACTATGGGCAAGCCTGTCGTGATGGGACGTAAGACTTACGATTCAATTGGTCGCCCTTTGCCGGGGAGGCTGAACGTTGTAATCAGCCGCGACGAGGGTTTAGAAATCGAAGGCGTAACGACGGTAACTTCGATTGAAAAAGCACTAGAGCTAGTTAGTGATGTTGATGAAGTGATGATCATCGGTGGCGGTTCAATCTATGAAAGCTGCTTACCAAAAGCGAACAAGTTATACCTGACTTATATCGATTTTGATGTGGATGGTGATACTCAATTCCCAGACTGGGGAGAAGGTTGGAAGCAGAGCTTTAATGATACTTATCAAGCTGATGAGAAAAACAAGCACAATATGGAGTTTGTGGTTCTCGAGCGTTAA
- the apaH gene encoding bis(5'-nucleosyl)-tetraphosphatase (symmetrical) ApaH — MSNYIVGDIQGCFDELQLLLETINFDKQQDTLWVAGDLVARGPKSLETLRFVRNLGSSAKVVLGNHDLHLLAVSLGLFSAKPKDKTQPILDAEDREQLLEWLRQQPLIQEHPEFVMSHAGISPQWDLERARIENLEIADLLKSDQWQWLIENMYSNTPDLWRQNLEGIERYRYAINSLTRMRFCFTDGRLDMACKLPPNEITTEPLVPWFDLPQRIKLDKTVVFGHWAALEGYSGKDVIGLDTGCVWGGDLTILRWEDKQFFTQKAL, encoded by the coding sequence GTGTCGAATTATATTGTCGGAGACATTCAAGGATGCTTCGACGAGCTTCAGTTACTGCTTGAAACCATCAACTTTGATAAACAACAAGATACTTTATGGGTCGCCGGAGACTTAGTTGCTCGTGGCCCTAAATCCTTAGAGACGTTACGTTTTGTTCGTAACCTTGGCAGTTCAGCGAAGGTGGTATTAGGTAACCATGATTTACATCTACTTGCTGTATCCTTAGGCCTCTTTTCAGCTAAACCAAAAGACAAGACTCAACCAATTCTTGATGCGGAAGACCGTGAACAGTTGCTCGAATGGTTAAGACAACAGCCTTTAATTCAGGAGCATCCAGAGTTCGTGATGTCTCATGCTGGTATCTCACCTCAATGGGATCTAGAGCGAGCACGGATTGAAAATCTGGAAATAGCTGATTTATTAAAATCCGATCAGTGGCAATGGCTTATCGAGAATATGTACAGCAACACGCCTGACTTATGGCGTCAAAACTTAGAAGGGATTGAGCGCTATCGCTATGCGATCAACAGCCTTACTAGAATGCGATTCTGTTTTACTGATGGTCGTCTCGATATGGCCTGTAAACTTCCACCAAACGAAATTACAACTGAGCCGCTAGTGCCGTGGTTTGACCTTCCTCAACGCATAAAGCTCGATAAAACCGTTGTTTTTGGACACTGGGCTGCGCTAGAGGGTTACTCAGGAAAAGATGTGATTGGACTTGATACTGGGTGTGTGTGGGGGGGAGACTTGACGATACTTCGCTGGGAAGACAAACAGTTTTTCACTCAAAAAGCGCTATAG